AGCCGGGGCGGGCGGATCAGCAGCCTGCCCTGGCCTGGCTCGAAGTGGACCTCCTCGCGGGATCTGCCCGCCCCGCCCAAGGAGACGTTCCGCGCCTGGTGGAGGAGGACCCGTGGCTGAGACCGAGCGAGCGGGCACGGACCCGGCGGCCGACAGGGCAGTGGACCAGGCGGCAGACCAGGCCGGGGCCGTTCCTGCGGCGGGCGAGCGGTCCGGCTCGGCGCGGGAGGCGGTGCTGCGCCGCGTCCGCGCCGCGCTGGCCGACCGTCCCGGCCCCGTCGCGGTACCCAGGGACTACGACCGCACCCGCGAGGCGGCCGATCCGCTCGCGCTGCTGGCCGAGCGGATCGAGGACTACCGCGCGATGGTGCACCGCGTCCAGGCGGCCGAGCTGCCCGCGCGGATCACCGCGTCGTTGGCGGCCCGCGGCGCGCGACGAATGGCCGCGCCCGTCGACCTGCCCGCCGACTGGCTCGTCCCGGAGGTCGCCTGGCGGCTCGACACGGACCACTCGTCGACGATCGAGGAGCTGGACGGCATCGACGGCGTGCTCACCGGCTGCGCCGTGGCCGTGGCCGAGACCGGCACACTGGTGCTGGACGCGGGAGAGGCGCAGGGCCGACGAATGCTCACGCTGCTGCCCGACTACCACCTCTGTGTCGTCCGCGCCGACCAGGTGGCGGTCTCACTGCCCGAGGCGCTGGCCCGGCTCGACGGCACCAGGCCCCTGACGTTCGTGAGCGGTCCGTCGGCGACCAGCGACATCGAACTGAACCGCGTCGAAGGCGTGCACGGCCCCCGCACTCTGGAAGTGGTCATCGTCGACGCCTAGTACGCCGTCGACGTTCCGGCGCACTGTACGTTCACCCAGTATTGACAAGAAGCACCGGCTGTACTTAACTGATTACGTTATCCGCCATCTTCCCGGGCAGGCGGCGCCTGGGTGTTAGCGGTCGTTTGATTAATGACCGACGACGCACCACGTCGCAGTAGCGCGATGAGGACCGACGACGTCGAATCCATCGATTCGACTCGGTTCGATCATCGGGAGAGGTTGGCCGATTTTGTCAGTTCATCGATCCGGCGGCCAGAGGCGACACTCCGGCAGGCCCGCCGCGGGCTGATCCGGTCGCGGCCCGTCGTCCCCCGACTCCTCCGGACGGGACGTCCCGCGAGCCCTGAAGCCTCGTCCATCACCGTCACCTACCGGCGGGCGCGCTCACGCCGCCCCCGGCAGGCCGCTGTGGCCTGCCCGGACACCGGTCGGTGATCGACCACGGATGACCACGGAAGACCACTGACGACCGCCCACGAGCCCGGCGACGCATCGAGCATCGACCCTCCCGACGCCCGCCCACCGCGGTCGTCCGCCGACCTGACACCGGCCGAGTGACCACGCGGCCGGCCCTCGACCCTGCCGCAAAGACGTTCGCCCGCCCTCGCCGATCGCGTTCCGTCAGCGAACGCGGGAAGGAGTCTGCCCGTAGACCTCGTCGCCGCCGACCGACGAATCTCGCCACCCGCCGAACAAGGAGCAACAATTGCATCGCATCAGACGAGCGATGGGATTACTGATCGCATCCGCTCTCGCCATTCTGTTGACCGGGCCGGTCCCACAGGCCGCCGCGCAGGAGTCCGAGCAGCCCGAATTCCGTGCCCTGTTGTTCACGAAGGCCGTGGGTTACGTGCACAACTCGATCCCGAACGGGATCGCGATGTTCGAACGGCAGGCCGCCGAAGAGGGCTTCGAGCTGGTCGAGACCGATGACTCCGCCATCTTCAATGACGAGGACCTCGCCACGTTCGACGCGGTGATCATGCTCCAGAACTCGGGCATGGTCTGGGAGACCGACGAACAGCGGGAGGCGATCCAGACCTATCTGCGCAACGGCGGCGGCATCACGGCCGTGCACAACTCCCTGGACATGGGCATCGAGAACGACTTCCCCTGGTGGGACGACACCATCAACGGCGGGGCGCACATGCCCACCCACTCGCCGGGCACCCTGGACGGCACCGCGTGGACCCTGGACCGGGTGCACCCCTCCACCGAGCATCTGCCGCAGGTGTGGGACCGGGCCGAGGAGTGGTACAACTTCGACCCCAACCCGAGGGGCAACGTCCACGTCCTGGTCGCCGCCGACGAGCGGACCTACAACCCGGGCAATGA
This genomic stretch from Actinoalloteichus hoggarensis harbors:
- a CDS encoding LutC/YkgG family protein — encoded protein: MDQAADQAGAVPAAGERSGSAREAVLRRVRAALADRPGPVAVPRDYDRTREAADPLALLAERIEDYRAMVHRVQAAELPARITASLAARGARRMAAPVDLPADWLVPEVAWRLDTDHSSTIEELDGIDGVLTGCAVAVAETGTLVLDAGEAQGRRMLTLLPDYHLCVVRADQVAVSLPEALARLDGTRPLTFVSGPSATSDIELNRVEGVHGPRTLEVVIVDA